The region TGATCCTCGCGGAAGGTCATGTCGGCCACTTCGTAGCCGAACTCGTTCGCCAGGAGGCTCGCCGTGTCGGCGTCGATGGCCTGGTTGATGGTGACGTTCGTCATGCCCATCGCCCAGAGCTTCTTCACCACCTCGGTCGACTTCACGCCCATCTGGTGGGCGAGCTCGCCCACGCCGATCGCGTCCTCGACGCGGATCACCCGCTTGTGCTCGGCGGGCGTCGTGATCTCCGTCTTCTTCGACTTCTTGCTCGACGTGGTCATGACCCGGCGCTTCTGGCGCGGTCCGCCGGGGCCGGGGCCACGCGACGGCCCACCGGGCTTGCCGAAGGCCGCGCCGCGCGCGTACGCCTCCTTGCCCATCATCTCGCGCCGCATGGCGTTGCGCCGCTCGTCGAGGTCCGTGATCACCACCTTGGGACGCGACGGTCGGTTCCCGGCCGCCATCAGGCGCGCTGCCGCCTCGGCTGCCGACACGAGCTCGGGCTCTCCGCCGGTCCCCGCCGCGGCTGCCGCGGCTGCTGCCGCTGCGGCCTGTTGCGCGGCCTTGCGCTCGAGGAGCTTCTGGGCCAGCGGCCCGCCCGGCTCGTAGCCCGGGGCGTAGCGATGCTGGGGGCGCGGAGGCGCTGCCGTCTGACCGGCTGCGACCGCGGCCGGGCTAGGGGGCAAAGCTCCCGTGAGCGGGCGCGGCGTGACTGCTGGCGACGGCGGCTTGGGTGCCGGGGCCGTGCCGAGGAGCGACGCGGGCAGCGGCGGGAACTCGGAACCCGGCGCCGCGGGGGGCGCCTTGGGGGCCGCCTCCACGGGGGCAGCCGGGGGCTCCGGCTTGGCCGCCGCGGTGACCTGCGGCTCGGGTTCCGACGGCTCGACCTCTTCGACCCGCGGCGTCTCGGGCTCCGGCTGGACCTCGCGCTCCACGGGCGGCGCGGCTTCGATCTCATCCTCGCGCTCGAGGTCGCTCTCCACCGGAGGCCGGACCTCGCGCACCTGGGGAGCCGCCTCGACCACCGGGACCTCTGCGCGCTCGACGACCCGCTCGCGGGGGGCCGGAGGGGCGACAGGGCGTGCCTCTGTCTCCGCAGGGGCCTGCGCCTCGGCCGCGGGGACCGCGCCCGTCTTGGAGCGACGCCGGATCACGGTGGCCGTGATCCGCTGCACCTCGCGGCTCTGCTGGCGCTCCTTCTCTATGGCCCGCCGGACCCGCTGGACGTCGTCCACGTCAATCAGGCTCATGTGGTTCTTCACGTCGATCCCGAGACCGCGAACCTTCGCCAGGAGCTCCCGGTTGGGAAGCCCGACTTCCTTAGCGATCTCGTAGACCCGGACCTTCTCGCCCTTGCGCCCGTCCCGATCGCTGTCCGTGATGCTCTGCCGTCCCTGCATCATAAATCCTCACGTGTCCTGCCACGGGGCGTGGTCCAAAGCCGCGCCATCCGCTGCCGGGCGGTCCCGCCGCCCCTGACTGCCTTCGGAGCCTTTCGGCCTTCCAGTCCTCACACCCGCAGTCGCCTCACCGGGCGACGGCTCTGCGTCCACACGAACCCTCCCGTCGCTAACCCACTCCGGAGGCTTTCCGCTCAGCCGCCGCACGAGCAGTCTGCACCTCGCGCTGGAGGTCCGCACCGCTCCGCGCCGGCACACGCCGCCGAAACGCCCGCGCGAAACCTCCCCGTGCTCCGGCCTGCTCCAGGCAGGTCACGCTGGCGCAAGCGTAGGCTCCACGTCCTCGCCGCCGCTGCGCCTCGTCGAACCGAACCCCCCCGCCTCCGTCCACCACGAACCTCAACAGCTCGGCCTTCGATCGCACGACGCGACAGCCCACGCAACTCCGCTGCGGCTCGGTCCGCGCCATGCGTCCCACTCACAGGGCTTCCTGCTCCGTCTCGAGCGGCACCACCGGGAGGTCCTCCGTCGGGTCGATCTGCGGCTCCGGGGCCCGCGGATCCAGCTCGCCGAGATAGATGCGCACCGCCCAGTGCAGCCGTCGCGCCCGGCTCGGGGTGAGCCCCGCCGCCTCGCCCAGCCGCGTCATGTCGTGCTCCTTGGCGATCTGCTGCACCGTCGCGTAGCGCTCCTTCAGCCGCGCGGCGAGCTCGGGCGTCATCCCCATCACCGAGAGCATCCGCTCCTCGTCGCTCTTCTGTCCCTCGAGAGCCAGTCGCTGGCGCTCCTTCTCGGCCCGCTCCTTCTGGAGCTGCATCGTCACCTTGGCCGCCTCGATCACCCGTTCGGCGGCCTCGAGCCCGCCCATCCCCGGGATGGAGACCAGCTCCTGCGCCGGGGTGGCCAGCACCTCCTCGGCGGAGCGCCACCCGAGCTTGAACATGGTGTCGGCGAGATCGGGGCTCACGCCTTCGATCTCGGCCAGCGACCGCTTCGCCCGCTCCTCCATCTCGCGCACCTTGCTCTCGCTGTGGATGTCGATCCTCCAGCCGGTGAGCTGCGACGCGAGCCGAACGTTTTGCCCCTTCTTGCCGATGGCGAGCGAGAGCTTGTCGTCGGGGACGATGAGCTCCATCTTGTGATCCTCGGCGTCGATGAGCACGCGGGAGACCTCGGCCGGCGCGATGGCGTTGCAGACGAAGCGCGCGGGGTCCTCGTCGAACGGCACGATGTCGATCTTCTCCCCGCGGAGCTCCTGCACCACCGCCTGGACGCGCGAGCCCTTCATACCCACGCACGCACCGACGGGGTCCACGTCGTAGTCGCGCGAGGAGACGGCGATCTTCGCGCGCGCTCCCGGCTCGCGCGCGGCCGACTCGATGCGCACGATCCCTTCGTAGATCTCGGGGACCTCGTTCTCGAAGAGCCGGATGAGGAGGCCTTTGTGCGTCCGGGACAGGATCACCTGCGGTCCGCGCGCCGCGCGGTCGATCTCGACCACGTAGGCGACCACGCGATCCCCCACGCGGTACGACTCGCGGGGGACCTGCTCGCGCACGGGCAGGATCGCCTCGGCGCGCCCCAGATCCACGAT is a window of Deltaproteobacteria bacterium DNA encoding:
- a CDS encoding YlxR family protein, which encodes MGCRVVRSKAELLRFVVDGGGGVRFDEAQRRRGRGAYACASVTCLEQAGARGGFARAFRRRVPARSGADLQREVQTARAAAERKASGVG
- the nusA gene encoding transcription termination/antitermination protein NusA, whose product is MQPNLNMVIEQVGKDKGLDREVLIETLKQAIVTAAKKTFGPQFELEPHYNDDTGAVDLFQIVNVVEEVEVPGREIAAGEAREAGLEAEVGDELLFQVFYRPEDAEKADDQEKQYGKLLAIGNQRKGFGRIAAQTAKQVIIQRVREAERENIYNEYKDRKGELINGIVRRFERGNIIVDLGRAEAILPVREQVPRESYRVGDRVVAYVVEIDRAARGPQVILSRTHKGLLIRLFENEVPEIYEGIVRIESAAREPGARAKIAVSSRDYDVDPVGACVGMKGSRVQAVVQELRGEKIDIVPFDEDPARFVCNAIAPAEVSRVLIDAEDHKMELIVPDDKLSLAIGKKGQNVRLASQLTGWRIDIHSESKVREMEERAKRSLAEIEGVSPDLADTMFKLGWRSAEEVLATPAQELVSIPGMGGLEAAERVIEAAKVTMQLQKERAEKERQRLALEGQKSDEERMLSVMGMTPELAARLKERYATVQQIAKEHDMTRLGEAAGLTPSRARRLHWAVRIYLGELDPRAPEPQIDPTEDLPVVPLETEQEAL